A genomic region of Anopheles coustani chromosome 3, idAnoCousDA_361_x.2, whole genome shotgun sequence contains the following coding sequences:
- the LOC131258951 gene encoding elongation of very long chain fatty acids protein AAEL008004-like — protein MAVILQAIYNVYQEYIIDKADERVANLPLLRSVWTVPLITGAYLYFVLRCGPKWMSCRKPVQIRGLLIVYNLVQVVANAVAFSLGLKYLRDFPYSFFCQPLQPAGSEQFMTEMKLGYIYFLLKVLDLSDTVFFVLRKKQSHVSFLHVYHHTVMVLACAFFLRYFCGGHAFVLGLLNTFVHAVMYGYFFLSIYWPEVTRGASWKRYITQIQMAQFSYLVFHFFRPIVLGVECGYPRTIMWFVGTQNVFMMLMFGDFYWRTYVKKPRAHNK, from the exons ATGGCCGTCATTCTGCAAGCAATCTATAATGTCTACCAAGAATATATCATCGATAAAGCTG ATGAAAGAGTTGCCAACCTACCGCTGCTGCGCTCCGTGTGGACAGTGCCGTTGATCACCGGGGCCTATCTGTACTTTGTGCTTCGCTGTGGACCGAAATGGATGTCCTGCCGGAAACCAGTGCAAATCCGTGGCCTACTGATAGTGTACAATCTCGTTCAGGTGGTAGCCAATGCGGTTGCATTTTCGTTG GGCTTGAAGTACCTGCGGGACTTCCCTTACTCCTTCTTCTGCCAACCGCTTCAACCGGCCGGCAGTGAGCAATTCATGACCGAAATGAAGCTTGGCTACATATACTTCCTGCTGAAGGTGCTCGACCTCTCGGACACGGTGTTCTTCGTGCTACGCAAAAAGCAATCCCACGTGTCGTTTCTGCACGTGTACCACCACACCGTCATGGTGCTTGCGTGTGCCTTCTTCCTGCGCTATTTTTGCGGGGGTCACGCCTTCGTACTTGgcctactcaatacctttgtGCACGCCGTCATGTACGGGTACTTCTTCCTCTCTATATATTGGCCGGAAGTGACGAGAGGTGCCTCCTGGAAGCGATACATTACGCAGATACAGATGGCCCAGTTCAGTTACCTGGTGTTTCATTTCTTCCGTCCAATCGTCCTGGGCGTGGAATGTGGCTATCCGCGTACGATCATGTGGTTTGTTGGAACACAAAATGTCTTCATGATGCTGATGTTTGGTGACTTCTACTGGCGCACGTATGTAAAGAAACCGCGAGCACACAATAAATGA
- the LOC131259071 gene encoding GPN-loop GTPase 2, with product MMQNSIAKLRSISPLYGQLVIGPPGSGKTSYCYKMQQFLEKIGRKVTIVNLDPANDNMEYTSAVDIMQLITVQDAMEQFKLGPNGALIYCMEFLETNFQWLLDQLKTIDSNYFIFDCPGQVELFTHNNALKNIFGKLEQLGYHLCTVHLIESQNCAEAYKFISCVLLSLHTMLQMGLPHVNVLSKADQLKECESRLPFNVEYYTEVLDLNYLLESMEADRLGSKFTKLNAAIVSMVEDYSLVSFLLLDSNRDNSLLRLKNAIDKANGYVYGAGEEKNINTLLACAVGAETESDRMDRDIDPYLN from the coding sequence ATGATGCAAAATAGTATTGCTAAACTACGCAGCATATCTCCGCTGTACGGACAGCTGGTAATTGGGCCACCCGGCTCTGGTAAAACAAGCTACTGTTACAAAATGCAACAGTTCCTCGAAAAGATTGGCCGCAAAGTAACGATCGTGAATCTGGATCCCGCCAACGATAACATGGAATACACTAGTGCAGTCGACATTATGCAGCTTATTACGGTGCAGGATGCCATGGAACAATTCAAACTAGGCCCAAACGGAGCCCTCATCTACTGTATGGAATTCTTGGAGACCAACTTCCAGTGGTTATTGGACCAACTGAAAACCATCGATAGCAATTACTTCATATTCGATTGCCCTGGGCAAGTAGAATTGTTTACACACAACAATGCCTTAAAGaatatttttggaaagttAGAACAACTAGGATACCACCTGTGTACAGTGCACCTTATCGAGTCACAAAACTGCGCCGAAGCTTACAAGTTCATTTCATGCGTGCTGCTCTCCCTTCACACGATGCTCCAAATGGGTTTACCTCACGTCAATGTCCTTAGTAAAGCAGACCAGCTGAAGGAATGCGAATCCCGGCTGCCTTTTAACGTGGAATACTACACAGAAGTGTTGGATCTCAACTATCTGTTGGAGAGCATGGAAGCGGATCGACTCGGTAGCAAATTTACCAAACTGAATGCGGCCATCGTTTCGATGGTGGAGGACTATAGCCTAGTATCATTTCTTCTACTCGATTCCAATCGGGATAATAGTTTActgaggttgaaaaatgcaATTGATAAGGCGAACGGATATGTGTACGGCGCAGGAGAGGAGAAGAACATCAACACACTACTGGCCTGTGCTGTTGGGGCAGAGACTGAGTCGGATCGAATGGATCGCGATATTGATCCTTATCTAAATTGA
- the LOC131258574 gene encoding serine protease inhibitor 77Ba, with amino-acid sequence MGRLVRGCLVFCLLITLASSQNETTELTAPPSSVSVGIGNLQQSSVKFALQFYKYATELVDYNPNVTTTNIIVSPFSVWNLLAVITEGASGVTLSELLTALNVESQEQIRNFYIPFLQTFSLPERDVQLSAVQHVITDENRPVAKDFETSLEHFYNPNILQPMNFADVNQTYERINRLVSDATNGQIPKAIEISDLQDARLIMLSVLFFQGQWTVPFNRSFTTKVPFYDENEQPIGMVEMMFQRGIFPFAGFKELDAQILELPYGEGRHLSMLLIMPRKGVALMEVIRKLANYNMDHVFEELDRSLVDFDDDEVEVHLPKFEFNADYNLIPVLGQMGIKEAFSSRSANFDKITELNAIYISSVIQQSKIVVNEEGTTAAAVTTAVFANKATPPRFLANRPFGFMIVARKERAVLFAGQVKQPNLV; translated from the exons ATGGGACGGCTAGTGCGTGGATGTctggtgttttgtttgctgatAACATTAGCGAGCAGCCAAAATGAGACCACCGAGTTAACAGCACCGCCGAGCAGCGTCAGTGTGGGGATTGGAAATTTGCAACAAAGTTCCGTAAAATTTGCCCTGCAGTTCTATAAG TATGCCACGGAGTTAGTTGATTACAATCCGAATGTAACGACAACTAACATCATCGTATCGCCGTTCTCGGTATGGAATTTGTTAGCCGTCATAACGGAAGGTGCTTCCGGGGTGACGCTAAGTGAGCTGCTCACAGCACTGAACGTCGAGTCACAGGAGCAGATTCGGAACTTCTACATTCCGTTTTTGCAAACCTTTAG CCTGCCCGAGCGAGATGTGCAGCTGTCAGCGGTACAGCACGTCATCACCGACGAAAACCGTCCGGTGGCGAAGGACTTTGAAACAAGTTTGGAGCATTTCTACAATCCCAACATTTTGCAACCAATGAATTTCGCTGACGTAAATCAAACGTACGAGCGCATCAATCGGTTGGTGTCGGATGCGACCAATGGGCAGATTCCGAAAGCGATAGAAATTTCCGATCTTCAGGACGCTCGCCTGATCATGCTCTCGGTGCTGTTTTTCCAAGGCCAATGGACG GTTCCGTTTAATCGATCATTTACGACGAAAGTTCCATTCTACGATGAAAACGAGCAACCCATCGGTATGGTGGAGATGATGTTCCAACGGGGAATTTTCCCCTTTGCCGGATTCAAAGAGTTAGACGCCCAGATTTTGGAGCTACCATATGGAGAAGGACGTCATTTGAGCATGCTGCTAATTATGCCACGGAAGGGTGTTGCCCTTATGGAGGTTATCCGAAAGCTGGCTAACTACAACATGGACCACGTGTTTGAGGAGCTCGATAGGAGCCTGGTGGACTTTGACGACGACGAAGTAGAGGTTCATTTGCCAAAGTTCGAATTTAATGCCGATTATAACCTCATACCAGTCTTGGGGCAG ATGGGAATCAAAGAGGCATTTAGCTCAAGATCGGCCAACTTTGACAAAATAACGgaacttaatgcgatctacaTAAGCAGCGTAATACAGCAATCCAAAATCGTCGTCAACGAGGAGGGCACAACGGCAGCGGCAGTTACGACGGCAGTTTTCGCAAATAAAGCCACACCGCCACGTTTTCTGGCCAACCGGCCATTCGGCTTCATGATTGTTGCAAGAAAGGAGCGTGCTGTTCTTTTCGCTGGCCAGGTAAAACAGCCAAATTTGGTGTAA
- the LOC131259569 gene encoding elongation of very long chain fatty acids protein AAEL008004-like, with translation MALVLQRVYDVYQEFLVNRRDMRSAHLPLAGSPWPLVTLLATYLYVVLYAGPRFMAHRKPFDLRNVIRVYNIVQVLINSVLFSWIVVKIFIVYKDYNYSCQVCHYTSDARGMEEMYLSYSYFMLKVLDLADTVFFVLRKKQSHVSFLHVYHHTIMATGSYFGLLYVPGGHAIMLGIWNTLVHAVMYFYYFLSSFGSQYSEWWKKHLTRMQLLQFIHLAFHFGIPLFSNYECKFPRVWLVFGFLQAIFILALFMDFYIKSYIVKRKKQ, from the exons ATGGCGCTGGTTTTGCAACGGGTGTACGATGTGTACCAAGAGTTCCTCGTAAATCGACGCGATATGCGCAGTGCACATCTTCCGTTGGCCGGAAGTCCGTGGCCATTGGTGACACTGTTGGCAACATACCTGTACGTGGTGCTATACGCCGGACCACGGTTTATGGCACACCGGAAACCGTTCGATCTGCGGAATGTTATTCGCGTTTACAACATTGTGCAAGTGTTGATCAACAGTGTTTTATTCAGTTGGATT GTTGTTAAAATCTTCATCGTCTACAAAGACTACAACTACTCGTGCCAGGTGTGCCACTACACTAGCGACGCCCGGGGTATGGAGGAGATGTACCTTAGCTATAGCTACTTTATGCTCAAAGTCCTGGATCTTGCCGATACCGTATTTTTCGTGCTACGCAAGAAGCAGTCGCACGTGTCGTTCCTCCACGTGTACCATCACACGATCATGGCGACAGGGTCGTACTTCGGCCTACTGTACGTTCCGGGCGGGCACGCGATCATGCTCGGCATCTGGAACACGCTGGTGCACGCCGTCATGTACTTCTACTACTTCCTGTCCTCGTTCGGGTCACAGTACAGCGAATGGTGGAAGAAGCACCTCACCCGTATGCAGCTGCTCCAGTTCATTCACCTCGCGTTCCACTTCGGTATTCCGCTGTTTTCCAACTATGAGTGCAAGTTTCCGCGCGTCTGGCTGGTTTTTGGTTTCCTGCAGGCCATCTTCATTCTGGCGCTGTTCATGGACTTCTACATTAAGTCGTACATCGTCAAGCGGAAAAAGCAATAG